A single window of Salmo salar chromosome ssa21, Ssal_v3.1, whole genome shotgun sequence DNA harbors:
- the LOC106581843 gene encoding WD repeat-containing protein 75 isoform X2, which translates to MVAHAEIRVVHRGGSKINFREPVITNDSRFLLCASGESVKVYSSSSEECVHDLQGHTDLVSGIVRNPSNHLQVYSCSVDGTVRLWDFTDGILIKTFIIGYPIYSIYVSENHGGVVFVVVPMANDKSSELFQLVAVHLPRSGDQEVEARELSAVLCDVSPSGAASFGRGGEYIAAAKGLQLEVFFFKKQKSYRFFLKSGNKKGAKNAFTCVSCHPKEDCIATGHEDGKIRLWRNFNQKKEYTYSTLHWHHGAVNTLQFTPEGTNLLSGGIESVLVQWRYTQENQKDFLPRLGGAITHIAVSPDGSLFCTSHSDNKITIIQSCVKVSAIIQGLVKGEGVRTDLMIDPRSKALVLNGKPGHLQFYSLHRDKLLYNLDIVQQEYIHEEGLDQFEVVKAAFDTRGDWLATVEERTQKGSELEINLKLWAYNEQTQSFVLNTTVTAPHEDQITAMCFSPSPETTMLVTISFDGHFKAWLLADHSDTKEGASWSCDFVGGYHLLKPGCCCFSADGSLLAVGFQEVVTVWSPSWELLTTLSQPPGAIRDLCFGRLSCSKYLLGTSTKNQLCCWNLLTCSLEWSTPVDVSLLQADPLSENMAAFCSQSGCSDLFVFKPGESRPLYSQRALCTGKVQHAVFAPRDQMLESCEEHAQWLNRSQLYFLTQHMDLMTFSTKTEEDRLLASSKRLMVDDSVAVTPFYLLLGKHRQQQQEALTNPMAERIQLPQGSIAIKELLYTPAHVLPSASFLCSMFVRSLLISSSAAREEKEPVEEEMESEEEDSEGEAELRDARQDLGGSATWGPGEELGAPALTKAQERELRRVKHFDHSWLSSLLEC; encoded by the exons ATGGTGGCGCACGCAGAAATACGCGTGGTTCATCGTGGTGGTAGCAAAATAAACTTCAGAGAGCCAGTTATTACAAATGATtccag GTTCCTTTTGTGTGCCTCGGGGGAGTCAGTGAAAGTGTACAGTTCCAGCTCAGAGGAATGCGTCCATGATTTGCAGGGACACACAGACCTGGTGTCAGGCATTGTCCGCAACCCTTCAAACCACCTGCAG GTATACTCGTGCTCAGTAGATGGCACTGTCCGATTGTGGGACTTCACAGATGGCATCCTCATCAAG ACCTTCATTATTGGGTACCCCATCTACTCCATATACGTCTCTGAAAATCATGGAGGAGTTGTGTTTGTCGTCGTCCCAATGGCAAATGACAAAAGCTCTG AGCTGTTCCAGCTGGTGGCTGTTCATCTGCCCCGAAGTGGGGACCAGGAAGTGGAGGCGCGAGAGCTCTCGGCCGTCCTCTGTGATGTCAGCCCCTCCGGGGCTGCCTCCTTTGGCAGAGGG GGTGAATACATTGCTGCCGCCAAAGGTTTACAGCTTGAGGTGTTTTTCTTCAAGAAGCAGAAGtcctacag GTTTTTCCTCAAGTCGGGGAATAAGAAAGGGGCCAAGAATGCCTTCACCTGTGTCTCGTGCCACCCTAAAGAGGACTGTATCGCCACAGGTCACGAGGACGGCAAAATTCGCCTGTG GAGAAACTTCAACCAGAAGAAGGAGTACACATACTCCACCCTACACTGGCACCACGGGGCAGTCAACACACTGCAATTCACCCCTGAAG GCACCAACCTGCTAAGCGGGGGGATAGAATCGGTGCTGGTCCAGTGGCGTTACACACAAGAGAACCAGAAGGACTTCCTGCCGCGCCTGGGCGGTGCAATCACACACATTGCCGTGTCACCTGACGGTTCATTGTTCTGCACCTCCCACTCTGACAACA AAATCACTATCATCCAGAGCTGTGTTAAAGTGTCGGCCATCATCCAGGGGCTGGTCAAGGGCGAGGGTGTGCGGACAGACCTGATGATCGACCCGCGTAGTAAAGCCTTGGTGCTCAACGGGAAACCAGGCCACTTGCAGTTCTACTCTCTCCATCGCGACAAGCTGCTCTACAAT TTGGACATAGTACAGCAGGAGTACATCCACGAAGAGGGTCTGGACCAGTTTGAGGTGGTCAAGGCTGCGTTCGACACCCGCGGCGACTGGCTTGCTACGGTGGAGGAGAGGACGCAAAAAGGCTCTGAGCTAGAGATCAATTTGAAGCTGTGGGCATACAATGAGCAAACTCAGAG TTTTGTGCTGAACACTACAGTCACAGCCCCCCACGAGGACCAGATTACAGCCATGTGCTTCAGCCCCTCACCAGAGACCACCATGCTGGTGACCATCAGCTTCGACGGCCACTTCAAAGCCTGGCTGCTGGCAGACCACTCGGACACCAAGG AGGGCGCCTCCTGGTCATGTGACTTTGTTGGCGGGTACCACCTCCTTaagcctggctgctgctgcttctcGGCCGACGGCTCCCTATTGGCTGTCGGTTTCCAGGAAGTGGTGACTGTATGGAGCCCCTCCTGGGAGCTGCTTACCACCCTGTCCCAGCCCCCAGGGGCCATCAG GGACCTTTGTTTTGGAAGGTTAAGCTGTTCCAAGTACCTGTTGGGGACCAGCACCAAGAACCAACTCTGTTGCTGGAACCTCCTCACCTGCTCAT TGGAGTGGAGCACCCCTGTGGATGTGAGCCTGCTCCAGGCCGACCCACTGTCTGAGAACATGGCTGCCTTCTGCAGTCAGTCTGGCTGCTCCGACT TGTTTGTGTTCAAGCCCGGCGAGTCGCGGCCCCTCTACTCCCAGAGGGCCTTGTGCACGGGCAAGGTACAGCATGCCGTCTTCGCCCCGCGCGACCAGATGCTGGAGAGCTGCGAGGAGCACGCTCAGTGGCTCAACAGATCCCAGCTCTACTTCCTCACCCAACACATG GATTTGATGACGTTTAGCACTAAGACTGAGGAGGACAGACTGTTGGCGTCCAGTAAACGG ctCATGGTGGACGACAGTGTTGCCGTTACGCCATTCTATCTGTTGCTAGGGAAACACAGACAGCAGCAGCAAGAAGCGCTGACCAATCCCATGGCAGAAAGGATTCAGCTACCACAGGGCTCCATTGCCATCAAGGAG ctgCTATACACCCCAGCCCACGTCCTGCCTTCAGCCTCGTTCCTCTGCTCTATGTTTGTCCGCTCCCTGCTCATCTCCAGCTCTGCTGCCAG AGAGGAAAAGGAACCTGTAGAAGAGGAAAtggagagtgaggaagaggacTCTGAAGGGGAAGCAGAGCTCCGAGACGCCAGGCAGGATCTGGGGGGGTCGGCAACATGGGGCCCGGGTGAGGAGTTGGGGGCACCAGCTCTCACGAAAGCCCAGGAGCGGGAACTGAGGAGAGTGAAACATTTTGACCACAGCTGGCTCAGTAGCCTCCTGGAATGTTAA
- the LOC106581843 gene encoding WD repeat-containing protein 75 isoform X1, which yields MVAHAEIRVVHRGGSKINFREPVITNDSRFLLCASGESVKVYSSSSEECVHDLQGHTDLVSGIVRNPSNHLQVYSCSVDGTVRLWDFTDGILIKTFIIGYPIYSIYVSENHGGVVFVVVPMANDKSSELFQLVAVHLPRSGDQEVEARELSAVLCDVSPSGAASFGRGGEYIAAAKGLQLEVFFFKKQKSYRFFLKSGNKKGAKNAFTCVSCHPKEDCIATGHEDGKIRLWRNFNQKKEYTYSTLHWHHGAVNTLQFTPEGTNLLSGGIESVLVQWRYTQENQKDFLPRLGGAITHIAVSPDGSLFCTSHSDNKITIIQSCVKVSAIIQGLVKGEGVRTDLMIDPRSKALVLNGKPGHLQFYSLHRDKLLYNLDIVQQEYIHEEGLDQFEVVKAAFDTRGDWLATVEERTQKGSELEINLKLWAYNEQTQSFVLNTTVTAPHEDQITAMCFSPSPETTMLVTISFDGHFKAWLLADHSDTKAEGASWSCDFVGGYHLLKPGCCCFSADGSLLAVGFQEVVTVWSPSWELLTTLSQPPGAIRDLCFGRLSCSKYLLGTSTKNQLCCWNLLTCSLEWSTPVDVSLLQADPLSENMAAFCSQSGCSDLFVFKPGESRPLYSQRALCTGKVQHAVFAPRDQMLESCEEHAQWLNRSQLYFLTQHMDLMTFSTKTEEDRLLASSKRLMVDDSVAVTPFYLLLGKHRQQQQEALTNPMAERIQLPQGSIAIKELLYTPAHVLPSASFLCSMFVRSLLISSSAAREEKEPVEEEMESEEEDSEGEAELRDARQDLGGSATWGPGEELGAPALTKAQERELRRVKHFDHSWLSSLLEC from the exons ATGGTGGCGCACGCAGAAATACGCGTGGTTCATCGTGGTGGTAGCAAAATAAACTTCAGAGAGCCAGTTATTACAAATGATtccag GTTCCTTTTGTGTGCCTCGGGGGAGTCAGTGAAAGTGTACAGTTCCAGCTCAGAGGAATGCGTCCATGATTTGCAGGGACACACAGACCTGGTGTCAGGCATTGTCCGCAACCCTTCAAACCACCTGCAG GTATACTCGTGCTCAGTAGATGGCACTGTCCGATTGTGGGACTTCACAGATGGCATCCTCATCAAG ACCTTCATTATTGGGTACCCCATCTACTCCATATACGTCTCTGAAAATCATGGAGGAGTTGTGTTTGTCGTCGTCCCAATGGCAAATGACAAAAGCTCTG AGCTGTTCCAGCTGGTGGCTGTTCATCTGCCCCGAAGTGGGGACCAGGAAGTGGAGGCGCGAGAGCTCTCGGCCGTCCTCTGTGATGTCAGCCCCTCCGGGGCTGCCTCCTTTGGCAGAGGG GGTGAATACATTGCTGCCGCCAAAGGTTTACAGCTTGAGGTGTTTTTCTTCAAGAAGCAGAAGtcctacag GTTTTTCCTCAAGTCGGGGAATAAGAAAGGGGCCAAGAATGCCTTCACCTGTGTCTCGTGCCACCCTAAAGAGGACTGTATCGCCACAGGTCACGAGGACGGCAAAATTCGCCTGTG GAGAAACTTCAACCAGAAGAAGGAGTACACATACTCCACCCTACACTGGCACCACGGGGCAGTCAACACACTGCAATTCACCCCTGAAG GCACCAACCTGCTAAGCGGGGGGATAGAATCGGTGCTGGTCCAGTGGCGTTACACACAAGAGAACCAGAAGGACTTCCTGCCGCGCCTGGGCGGTGCAATCACACACATTGCCGTGTCACCTGACGGTTCATTGTTCTGCACCTCCCACTCTGACAACA AAATCACTATCATCCAGAGCTGTGTTAAAGTGTCGGCCATCATCCAGGGGCTGGTCAAGGGCGAGGGTGTGCGGACAGACCTGATGATCGACCCGCGTAGTAAAGCCTTGGTGCTCAACGGGAAACCAGGCCACTTGCAGTTCTACTCTCTCCATCGCGACAAGCTGCTCTACAAT TTGGACATAGTACAGCAGGAGTACATCCACGAAGAGGGTCTGGACCAGTTTGAGGTGGTCAAGGCTGCGTTCGACACCCGCGGCGACTGGCTTGCTACGGTGGAGGAGAGGACGCAAAAAGGCTCTGAGCTAGAGATCAATTTGAAGCTGTGGGCATACAATGAGCAAACTCAGAG TTTTGTGCTGAACACTACAGTCACAGCCCCCCACGAGGACCAGATTACAGCCATGTGCTTCAGCCCCTCACCAGAGACCACCATGCTGGTGACCATCAGCTTCGACGGCCACTTCAAAGCCTGGCTGCTGGCAGACCACTCGGACACCAAGG CAGAGGGCGCCTCCTGGTCATGTGACTTTGTTGGCGGGTACCACCTCCTTaagcctggctgctgctgcttctcGGCCGACGGCTCCCTATTGGCTGTCGGTTTCCAGGAAGTGGTGACTGTATGGAGCCCCTCCTGGGAGCTGCTTACCACCCTGTCCCAGCCCCCAGGGGCCATCAG GGACCTTTGTTTTGGAAGGTTAAGCTGTTCCAAGTACCTGTTGGGGACCAGCACCAAGAACCAACTCTGTTGCTGGAACCTCCTCACCTGCTCAT TGGAGTGGAGCACCCCTGTGGATGTGAGCCTGCTCCAGGCCGACCCACTGTCTGAGAACATGGCTGCCTTCTGCAGTCAGTCTGGCTGCTCCGACT TGTTTGTGTTCAAGCCCGGCGAGTCGCGGCCCCTCTACTCCCAGAGGGCCTTGTGCACGGGCAAGGTACAGCATGCCGTCTTCGCCCCGCGCGACCAGATGCTGGAGAGCTGCGAGGAGCACGCTCAGTGGCTCAACAGATCCCAGCTCTACTTCCTCACCCAACACATG GATTTGATGACGTTTAGCACTAAGACTGAGGAGGACAGACTGTTGGCGTCCAGTAAACGG ctCATGGTGGACGACAGTGTTGCCGTTACGCCATTCTATCTGTTGCTAGGGAAACACAGACAGCAGCAGCAAGAAGCGCTGACCAATCCCATGGCAGAAAGGATTCAGCTACCACAGGGCTCCATTGCCATCAAGGAG ctgCTATACACCCCAGCCCACGTCCTGCCTTCAGCCTCGTTCCTCTGCTCTATGTTTGTCCGCTCCCTGCTCATCTCCAGCTCTGCTGCCAG AGAGGAAAAGGAACCTGTAGAAGAGGAAAtggagagtgaggaagaggacTCTGAAGGGGAAGCAGAGCTCCGAGACGCCAGGCAGGATCTGGGGGGGTCGGCAACATGGGGCCCGGGTGAGGAGTTGGGGGCACCAGCTCTCACGAAAGCCCAGGAGCGGGAACTGAGGAGAGTGAAACATTTTGACCACAGCTGGCTCAGTAGCCTCCTGGAATGTTAA